A window of Gemmatimonadota bacterium contains these coding sequences:
- a CDS encoding undecaprenyl-diphosphate phosphatase, which translates to MTVLEALVLGIVQGATEFLPVSSSGHLALAQKVMGVSLPGITFEVVVHVATLLSVTVVYRARLMDLARGALVLRDPESWRYVLLLALATAPAAVVGVLFGDAVEAAFESPAIVAVALLFTGAMLYSSRWALARKSSKEITFVMAVLIGLAQCVALVPGVSRSGSTVVAALWLGVPPVEAAAFSFLMSIPAIGGAAVLQLPDLAEGGAAIPAGPLLLGFLAASVVGVLAIRVFVRMLRDRSFPAFAWYCWAVGLLFLGWLRFA; encoded by the coding sequence ATGACCGTTCTCGAAGCCCTCGTCCTCGGCATCGTCCAGGGGGCCACGGAGTTCCTTCCGGTCTCCTCGTCGGGGCACCTGGCCCTGGCCCAGAAGGTGATGGGGGTCTCCCTTCCGGGAATCACCTTCGAGGTGGTCGTGCACGTGGCGACCCTCCTCTCCGTGACGGTCGTGTACCGGGCGCGGCTGATGGATCTGGCCCGCGGGGCCCTCGTCCTCCGCGATCCCGAGTCCTGGCGTTACGTCCTCCTTCTGGCACTCGCGACCGCGCCGGCCGCGGTCGTCGGAGTGCTCTTCGGCGACGCCGTCGAGGCCGCCTTCGAGAGCCCGGCGATCGTCGCCGTGGCGCTCCTCTTCACGGGGGCGATGCTCTATTCGTCCCGATGGGCGCTCGCGCGAAAGTCCTCGAAGGAGATCACGTTCGTGATGGCCGTCCTGATCGGGCTCGCGCAGTGTGTGGCGCTCGTGCCGGGGGTGTCACGGTCGGGTTCGACGGTCGTCGCGGCGCTCTGGCTCGGCGTGCCTCCGGTGGAGGCGGCGGCCTTTTCCTTCCTGATGTCGATCCCGGCCATCGGCGGCGCGGCCGTCCTCCAGCTTCCCGACCTCGCGGAGGGTGGTGCCGCGATCCCGGCCGGGCCGCTCCTCCTCGGCTTCCTGGCGGCATCCGTCGTCGGCGTCCTGGCCATCCGGGTCTTCGTCCGGATGCTTCGGGATCGATCGTTCCCGGCCTTCGCCTGGTACTGCTGGGCCGTCGGCCTTCTTTTCCTCGGTTGGCTCCGATTCGCCTGA
- a CDS encoding class I SAM-dependent methyltransferase, with translation MNAPNPQLPQGIRAEKEFMYRVVEREIGRVARYDTVVDLACGRMALAPSIPSHRYIGVDASPELVERGLRDNPRAVGICSRIEDLDPEVDGDLVLCLQCIGINQGFETANTLVCVDKLIDATRVHGRLIFNVGHYSLPYFVEIEQRLRDAFADVRIIRYGRFQERRSPRVAKALARAMLRFPVLARDEKGSPRRLYVAENRRMRGTDGSAGAVRETGAGPALHRHTRRRNRSSG, from the coding sequence ATGAACGCGCCCAATCCTCAGCTGCCGCAGGGAATCCGTGCCGAGAAGGAGTTCATGTATCGTGTGGTCGAGCGGGAGATCGGCCGCGTGGCCAGGTACGATACGGTCGTGGACCTCGCTTGCGGCCGGATGGCGCTCGCGCCCTCGATTCCGAGCCACCGATACATCGGCGTGGACGCGAGCCCGGAGCTAGTGGAACGGGGCCTCAGGGACAATCCCCGCGCCGTTGGGATCTGCTCGCGAATCGAGGACCTGGATCCGGAAGTGGACGGCGACCTGGTCCTCTGCCTCCAGTGTATCGGGATCAATCAGGGTTTCGAGACCGCCAATACGCTGGTTTGCGTCGACAAGCTGATCGACGCGACGCGCGTCCACGGGCGTCTGATCTTCAACGTGGGTCATTACAGCCTCCCCTACTTCGTGGAGATCGAACAAAGGCTTCGGGACGCATTCGCGGACGTACGGATCATCCGGTACGGCCGCTTCCAGGAGCGGCGCTCGCCCCGGGTGGCCAAGGCGCTCGCTCGCGCCATGCTTCGATTCCCTGTTCTCGCGCGGGATGAGAAGGGGAGTCCTCGCAGGCTCTATGTCGCCGAGAACCGTCGCATGCGCGGGACGGATGGCTCTGCGGGCGCGGTTCGCGAGACCGGCGCCGGCCCGGCTCTGCACCGACACACCCGTCGGCGAAACCGATCGTCCGGTTGA
- a CDS encoding 3-deoxy-manno-octulosonate cytidylyltransferase — MTVVGVIPARYASTRFPGKPLAVIAGKPMVQHVWERATRARRLDRVVVATDDPRIGELCRSLGIDVEMTSDAHATGTDRIAEVAERGLGDFYVNVQGDEPLIDPDAIDICVDCLMGGLGRGIDVATVYVEGASEEQERSSASVQLVPTIDGRVMALSRLPIPSAFKAPYRRAVHVGLYAFGRAALARFAGRARGPVEAAESIELLRFLEYGDPIACGPIPPGSIGVDYPEDVARVEAILRSATLHDMGSL; from the coding sequence ATGACCGTCGTCGGGGTCATTCCGGCGCGCTACGCGTCGACGCGATTCCCGGGCAAGCCGCTCGCGGTGATCGCGGGGAAGCCCATGGTCCAGCACGTCTGGGAGCGGGCGACCCGAGCCCGGCGTCTCGACCGCGTGGTGGTGGCGACGGACGATCCGCGTATCGGCGAGCTCTGCCGAAGCCTGGGCATCGACGTGGAGATGACCTCGGACGCGCACGCCACAGGCACTGACCGCATCGCGGAGGTAGCCGAGCGGGGCCTCGGGGACTTCTACGTCAACGTGCAAGGAGACGAGCCGCTCATCGATCCGGACGCGATCGATATCTGCGTGGACTGCCTGATGGGCGGACTCGGCCGCGGCATCGACGTGGCGACCGTCTACGTGGAGGGAGCGAGCGAGGAGCAGGAGCGCAGTTCCGCCTCCGTTCAGCTCGTCCCCACGATCGATGGGCGGGTCATGGCGCTCTCGCGTCTTCCGATTCCGTCCGCGTTCAAGGCGCCCTATCGTAGGGCGGTCCACGTGGGGCTCTACGCGTTCGGACGCGCGGCGCTCGCCCGGTTCGCTGGCCGTGCGCGTGGACCCGTGGAGGCGGCGGAGAGCATCGAGTTGCTCAGGTTCCTCGAGTACGGGGATCCGATCGCCTGCGGCCCGATCCCTCCCGGTTCGATCGGGGTGGACTACCCCGAGGACGTGGCCCGGGTCGAGGCGATATTGCGGTCCGCGACTCTCCACGATATGGGATCCTTGTGA
- a CDS encoding CBS domain-containing protein, which produces MSTSTTEIHVGDVMLPIDELPIVSPRTLLKEAIEAMTERGLGVACIVGDGGRLVGIFTDGDMRRMLLRFQKPLAALFADDVIAHAVLRPVTTRADASLREAVETMEERGVWDLPVVDEKGVLTGLLHLHPAVRALLGA; this is translated from the coding sequence GTGTCCACATCGACGACTGAGATTCACGTCGGCGACGTGATGTTGCCGATCGACGAGCTACCGATCGTCTCGCCACGGACTCTCCTCAAGGAGGCGATCGAGGCGATGACGGAGCGTGGGCTCGGTGTGGCCTGCATCGTCGGCGACGGGGGACGGCTCGTCGGGATCTTCACGGACGGTGACATGAGGCGCATGCTCCTCCGGTTCCAGAAGCCCCTCGCGGCGCTCTTCGCGGACGACGTCATCGCGCATGCCGTTCTTCGCCCCGTCACGACCCGTGCCGACGCTTCGCTGCGTGAAGCCGTGGAAACGATGGAGGAGCGCGGCGTCTGGGATCTTCCGGTCGTGGACGAGAAGGGCGTGCTCACGGGACTTCTCCACCTCCACCCCGCCGTGAGGGCGCTCCTCGGAGCATGA
- the kdsA gene encoding 3-deoxy-8-phosphooctulonate synthase: protein MIPKTIDIGDDSVRTVRIGGTEPLAFIGGPCAIESRDHALSVCEGIDDVCSRLDIPWVYKSSYDKDCRSSPQSFHGVGIDEGLEILADVRDAKGVPVTSDFSEASWAPATGEVVDLVQVPAYLCRQTTILRAAGATGKPVHLKKGQFMSPWNMKNSVRKVEATGNENILLSDRGTFFGYNMLVNDFRNFPIMMETGYPVCFDATHSMQLPTSMGNVSGGQREFIPYLVRAASTCGINALFMEVHDDPARALSDSNTVLDLRYLERVLAQAKAAHELRLELLDEWGEDRVHIDD from the coding sequence ATGATTCCGAAGACGATCGACATCGGGGACGACTCGGTCCGCACCGTGCGGATCGGCGGCACGGAGCCTCTCGCCTTCATCGGCGGGCCCTGCGCCATCGAGTCGCGGGACCATGCACTGTCCGTCTGCGAGGGCATCGACGACGTCTGCTCGAGGCTGGACATTCCGTGGGTGTACAAGTCCTCGTACGACAAGGATTGTCGGTCCTCGCCCCAGTCCTTTCACGGCGTCGGAATCGACGAGGGGCTCGAGATCCTCGCCGACGTGCGCGACGCGAAGGGCGTTCCGGTGACGTCGGATTTTTCGGAGGCCTCTTGGGCGCCCGCGACCGGCGAAGTCGTCGATCTCGTCCAAGTTCCGGCATACCTCTGCCGACAGACGACCATCCTTCGTGCCGCCGGAGCCACGGGCAAGCCCGTTCATCTGAAGAAGGGGCAATTCATGAGTCCCTGGAACATGAAGAACTCCGTCCGCAAGGTTGAGGCCACGGGAAACGAGAACATCCTCCTGAGCGACCGGGGGACGTTCTTCGGCTACAACATGCTGGTGAACGACTTCCGAAATTTCCCGATCATGATGGAGACCGGGTACCCCGTGTGCTTCGACGCGACGCATTCCATGCAGCTGCCGACGTCGATGGGGAACGTGTCCGGGGGGCAGAGGGAGTTTATCCCCTATCTGGTGCGGGCCGCGAGCACCTGCGGCATCAACGCCCTCTTCATGGAGGTCCACGACGATCCGGCACGGGCCCTGTCCGATTCGAACACGGTCCTGGATCTTCGGTATCTGGAACGTGTCCTGGCGCAGGCCAAGGCGGCGCACGAGCTCCGCCTCGAGCTTCTCGACGAGTGGGGCGAAGACCGTGTCCACATCGACGACTGA
- a CDS encoding winged helix-turn-helix domain-containing protein — translation MARPEGSAKQLERRRHRAMRLLDQGRSLGEVAELVGCHASSVMRWRDAREREGAQGLKVRKASGRPPKLSEAQAGRLRERLLEGAVAQGYRTELWTTQRIAEVIEAQFGVRYHRDHVGRLMRRLGWSCQKPERRALERWKRESWPEVKKTPGGWVPTSSSRTKAASS, via the coding sequence ATGGCACGACCGGAAGGTTCTGCGAAGCAGCTGGAGCGACGACGGCACCGGGCGATGCGACTGCTGGACCAAGGTCGCTCGCTGGGCGAGGTCGCCGAGTTGGTGGGCTGTCATGCGAGCTCTGTGATGCGGTGGCGCGACGCGCGTGAGCGAGAGGGCGCCCAAGGACTCAAGGTGCGCAAAGCATCGGGGCGACCGCCGAAGCTGAGCGAGGCGCAGGCGGGGCGGCTCCGAGAGCGGTTGTTGGAGGGGGCGGTGGCGCAAGGCTACCGCACGGAGCTGTGGACGACGCAGAGGATCGCCGAGGTCATCGAGGCCCAGTTCGGAGTGCGGTATCATCGCGATCATGTGGGTCGCCTGATGAGGCGACTCGGCTGGAGCTGCCAGAAGCCGGAGCGGCGCGCGCTCGAGCGCTGGAAGCGCGAGAGCTGGCCGGAGGTAAAAAAAACGCCGGGCGGCTGGGTGCCCACATCGTCTTCGCGGACGAAAGCGGCTTCCAGCTGA
- a CDS encoding ABC transporter ATP-binding protein yields the protein MRDVARKILDLFEPSEHWRLAGLLGAMVVTGLFQTVGIASIMPFLAIVSNPAAIEENEYLAWGFQTLEFSSGNAYLIALGILFIVLMVLANGFNTLTAWLVLRFQWRTHERLSHRLLDVYLHASFAYHLNQNSARLGASLLNQVTQVTRGLIIPASTILSRGISSLFIVALLVAVDPLLAGVVSLTIGGFYTGVYVLVRKKQGELGATVLQANTERYQVANEAFGGIKEMKVLGRKGHFLSRFLKPSIRYAHANKANAFVGLLPRFVLETFAYGGIVVVILYLLQTRESLDQIFPLLAVYAFGANQLIPGVQEIFNAMTVMRLQMATVDELHADVTGRTMEGVLSTRSVRASDRSLTTEKLALHEGESIRVEGLWFRYPFAKQDALKGIDLDLPINRTSALVGATGSGKTTLVDLLLGLFEPTEGRILAGDRVLDDDLLPAWQNTVGYVPQSNFLCDASIAENIAFGIPPDRVDSAAVVRAARAAHLHAFVSTLDEGYETVVGERGIRLWTSV from the coding sequence ATGCGCGACGTCGCGAGGAAGATCCTGGACCTTTTCGAACCCAGTGAGCACTGGCGGCTCGCGGGGCTCCTGGGGGCCATGGTCGTCACCGGGCTCTTTCAAACCGTTGGCATCGCCTCGATCATGCCCTTCCTGGCCATCGTGTCGAATCCGGCGGCGATCGAGGAGAACGAGTATCTCGCGTGGGGCTTCCAGACCTTGGAATTCTCGAGTGGGAACGCCTATCTGATCGCTCTCGGCATCCTCTTCATAGTGCTGATGGTCTTGGCGAACGGCTTCAACACGCTCACGGCCTGGTTGGTCCTGCGGTTTCAATGGCGAACGCACGAAAGACTCTCCCACCGCCTCCTCGATGTCTACCTTCATGCGTCCTTCGCATATCACCTGAATCAGAATTCCGCGCGTCTCGGGGCTTCTCTCCTCAACCAGGTCACGCAGGTCACCCGGGGTCTCATCATTCCGGCGTCGACCATCCTCTCCCGCGGGATCTCATCCCTCTTCATCGTGGCGTTGCTCGTTGCGGTCGATCCCCTTTTGGCCGGCGTCGTATCGCTCACGATCGGCGGCTTCTATACCGGTGTGTATGTCCTCGTCCGAAAGAAACAGGGAGAGCTGGGGGCCACCGTCCTCCAGGCGAACACCGAGCGCTACCAGGTCGCGAACGAGGCTTTCGGAGGGATCAAGGAGATGAAGGTGCTCGGAAGGAAGGGGCACTTTCTGAGTCGCTTCCTGAAGCCTTCGATCCGGTATGCCCACGCGAACAAGGCCAATGCTTTCGTCGGGCTGCTTCCACGATTCGTGTTGGAGACCTTCGCGTACGGCGGGATCGTGGTTGTGATTCTCTATCTCCTTCAGACCCGCGAGAGCCTGGATCAGATCTTTCCGCTGCTCGCGGTCTACGCCTTTGGAGCCAACCAGCTGATTCCGGGGGTCCAGGAGATCTTCAACGCCATGACCGTCATGCGACTCCAGATGGCGACCGTGGACGAGCTCCACGCGGACGTTACGGGCAGGACTATGGAGGGAGTGTTGTCAACGCGAAGCGTGCGCGCGTCGGATCGCTCACTGACGACAGAGAAACTCGCGCTCCACGAGGGCGAGTCCATTCGGGTAGAAGGCTTGTGGTTCCGCTATCCGTTCGCGAAGCAGGACGCCCTCAAGGGGATCGATCTCGATCTTCCCATCAATCGGACTTCGGCGCTGGTCGGAGCCACGGGGTCGGGGAAGACGACCCTGGTCGATCTCCTGCTGGGTTTGTTCGAGCCGACGGAGGGGAGGATTCTCGCGGGGGACCGGGTCCTCGACGACGACCTCCTTCCGGCCTGGCAAAATACGGTGGGCTACGTGCCGCAATCCAACTTCCTGTGCGACGCGTCAATCGCCGAGAACATCGCGTTCGGCATTCCTCCAGATCGGGTGGACTCGGCGGCGGTGGTACGTGCGGCGCGGGCCGCCCATCTCCACGCGTTCGTCTCGACGCTGGACGAGGGGTACGAGACGGTCGTCGGGGAGAGAGGGATTCGCTTATGGACATCTGTATAA
- a CDS encoding glycosyltransferase family 2 protein yields the protein MSPIQRPASVPDPKDVSPSRPTVSAVAFNFNGDERILSTVAALRRQSHPIEAIVVVDNASTDGSPEAIRERFPDVQVVDLGENLGISTARNRGLATVSSDLAFMVDGDVYADDDCLAEMVQAWLRNGKPAVICPRVVLIPEEDTVQADGAGIHFTGAMILRHAYQPVASVSHEETVVGGCIGACYLMDRRVAINAGGFDETFFHYHEDLEFCVRMRAYGHTFLFTPAIVRHDRGEGTVGLSFRGHEGAYPRRRAYYSIRHHALLLLIHYRFRTLFLLSPVLLLYEAASLGAGLFGGFGREWFRAWWWIVTNPATIREKRGRIQARRVARDRDLLEGGPIPLAPGFLRSGLASLAAATVSGASRLWWSLVRPLIG from the coding sequence TTGAGCCCGATCCAGAGGCCCGCTTCCGTCCCGGATCCGAAGGACGTCTCGCCCTCCCGCCCCACGGTTTCGGCCGTCGCCTTCAACTTTAACGGCGACGAGCGCATCCTCTCCACGGTGGCCGCGCTCCGGAGGCAGAGTCATCCTATCGAGGCCATCGTCGTCGTGGACAACGCCTCGACCGACGGCTCGCCCGAAGCGATCCGGGAGCGGTTCCCCGACGTGCAGGTCGTGGACCTCGGGGAGAATCTGGGGATTTCCACGGCTCGGAATCGAGGCCTTGCGACCGTCTCGAGCGACCTGGCATTCATGGTCGACGGCGATGTCTATGCGGACGACGACTGCCTGGCCGAGATGGTCCAGGCCTGGCTTCGGAACGGGAAACCCGCCGTCATCTGTCCTCGGGTCGTGTTGATTCCAGAGGAGGACACGGTGCAGGCGGACGGCGCGGGCATCCACTTCACCGGGGCGATGATCCTGCGGCATGCCTACCAGCCGGTGGCCTCCGTGTCCCACGAGGAGACGGTGGTAGGGGGGTGTATCGGCGCCTGCTACCTCATGGACCGGCGGGTCGCGATCAACGCCGGCGGATTCGACGAGACCTTCTTCCACTACCACGAGGACCTTGAGTTCTGCGTCCGGATGCGTGCGTATGGGCACACCTTTCTCTTCACGCCGGCGATCGTCCGGCACGACCGCGGCGAAGGCACCGTGGGGCTGTCGTTCCGCGGCCACGAGGGCGCGTATCCGAGGCGGCGCGCGTACTACTCGATCCGGCACCACGCGCTCCTCCTTCTGATCCACTACCGCTTTCGCACCCTGTTCCTCCTGTCTCCCGTGCTCCTGCTCTACGAAGCCGCGTCCCTGGGCGCCGGACTCTTCGGCGGCTTCGGCCGTGAGTGGTTCCGCGCCTGGTGGTGGATTGTGACAAACCCGGCCACGATTCGGGAGAAGCGGGGGCGCATCCAGGCTCGCCGCGTGGCCCGGGACCGTGACCTCCTCGAGGGAGGGCCGATCCCCCTGGCACCCGGCTTTCTGCGAAGCGGCCTCGCCTCACTGGCCGCGGCGACCGTCTCCGGCGCCTCCCGGCTGTGGTGGTCCCTTGTTCGGCCCCTGATCGGATGA